Below is a genomic region from Delftia tsuruhatensis.
CACGACCAGCACGGCCGCTACCCCCAGGCCGAGACCGTCGAGGACTTCCTTCACAACCTGGCCACCGTGCAGGAGCGCATTGCCGCAGCCTGCCGCCGCGTGGGGCGCGATCCCCGCGACGTGCGCCTGCTGCCGGTCAGCAAGACCAAGCCCGAGGCCAGCCTGCGCCTGGCCCATGCCGCGGGCTGTCGCATGCTGGGCGAGAACAAGGTGCAGGAGGCCTACGGCAAATGGGAGTCCATGCAGGACCTGGCCGACCTGCAATGGTCCGTCATCGGCCATCTGCAGACCAACAAGGCCAAGCTGGTGGCCCGCTTTGCCAGCGAGTTCCAGGCACTGGACAACCTGCGCGTGGCCGAGGCGCTGGACCGCCGCCTGCAGGCCGAAGGCCGCGCGCTGGATGTGTTCGTGCAGGTCAACACCTCGGGCGAGGCCAGCAAATACGGCCTGCCGCCCGATGAAGTTCCGGATTTCGTGCAGGCGCTGCCCGGCTTCACGGCACTGCGGGTGCGCGGCCTGATGACGCTGGCGCTGTTCTCCAGCGAGGCCGAGCGCGTGCGCCGGTGCTTCGTGCTGCTGCGCGACCTGCGCGAGCGGCTGCGCCAGGATGCGCCCGTCGGCATTGCGCTGGACGAGCTGTCCATGGGCATGTCGGGCGACTTCGAGATCGCCATCGAGGAAGGCGCCACCGTGGTGCGCGTGGGCCAGGCCATCTTCGGCGCCCGCGCCCAGCCCGACAGCTTCTACTGGCCCGCCGGCGGCCCGGACCCGGCGCTGCCCTGAGCCGCGCCCCCGCATCGATTCAACCCTGAGGACCACACCATGCAAAAAGACATGACATCACCCGACTCTTCCCTGATGCGGGCCTATGCCCGCCAGCCGGTCTCCTTCGTGCGCGGACGGGGCGCCCTGCTCTGGGACGCGCAGGGCACCGAATACCTGGACGCCATCGCCGGCGTGGCCGTGACCAGCCTGGGCCATGCCCATCCCGAGATCGCCGCCGTCATCGCCGAGCAGGCCGGCCTGCTGCTGCACACCTCCAACGTCTTTCGCATCGACTGGCAGGAGCGCCTGGGCGAACGGCTGTGCCGCCTGGCCGGCATGCAGACGGCCTTTTTCTGCAACTCGGGCGCGGAGGCCAACGAGGCCGCGCTCAAGCTGGCCAGGCTGCATGGCCACGCCAGGCAGGTCGCACGCCCGCAGATTCTGGTCATGGACAACGGCTTTCACGGGCGCACGCTGGCCACGCTGTCGGCCACGGGCAACCCGGCCAAGCAACGCGGGTTCGAGCCGCTGATGCCGGGCTTCGTCCGCGTGCCCTACGACGACATCGAGGCCGTGCGCCACGCCGCCGCCCGGCACGACGACATCGTGGCCGTGCTGATCGAGCCCGTGCAGGGCGAGGGTGGCATCCGCGTGGCCGGCGCCGACTACCTGCGCCAGTTGCGCGGCCTCTGCGACGCGCACGGCTGGCTGCTGATGCTCGACGAGATCCAGGCCGGCATGGGGCGCACCGGCGCCTGGTTCGGCCACCAGCACGCGGGCATCGTGCCCGATGTGATGACCCTGGCCAAGGCGCTGGGCAACGGCATGCCCATAGGTGCCTGCCTGGCGCGGGGGCCTGCCGCAGGCCTGATCTCGCCGGGCCAGCACGGCTCCACCTTCGGCGGCAATCCGCTGGCCTGCCGCGTCGGCTGCACCGTGCTGGACATCATGGAGCGGGAGGACATTCCCGCCCGGGCCAGGCGGCTGGGGCGTCGCCTGCTCAACGGACTGCACCAGGCGCTGCACGGCCACCCCGACGTGCTGGCGGTGCGCGGCCAGGGCCTGATGGCGGGCATCGAGCTGAACCACAACTGCCAGGCCCTGGTGGCACAGGCACTGGCGCAGCAGCGCCTGCTGATCACGGTGACACGCGAGAGCACGATCCGCCTGCTGCCGCCGCTCATCTGCGACGAAGCCCAGATCGACGAGATCGTGGCCCGCGTCGCGCGCCTGCTGGCGCCGACGGCAGACACGCCCTCCATCCTGCAGGCGGCTGACCATCTGGCCGCAGCGTAGCCACGGACGCCGCCAGGGTCCGCAACAGACCACCAGCCGCCAACCACCCGCGACCACCACGCACCGGCCTGGGTTCGCCCAGGCCTTCTTCGTCCCGCTCACAGGAGACAGGAACCCATGTACGACAGCACCCAGACCCTTGCCGACTTCGATCTGCGCCTGGCCCAGGCCATGCAGAACGAACAGCGCCGCCAGGAAGACCATGTGGAATTGATCGCATCGGAGAACTACGCCAGCCCCCTGGTGATGGCCGTGCAAGATTCGGTCTTCACCAACAAGTACGCCGAGGGCTACCCCGGCAAGCGCTACTACAGCGGCTGCGAAAACGTGGATGTGGCCGAGCGGCTTGCCATCGAACGCGCCATGGCGCTGTTCGACTGCGACTACGCGAATGTCCAGCCCCACGCCGGCGCGCAGGCCAACGCCGCCGTATTCCTGGCACTGGCCCAGCCCGGCGACACGGTCATGGGCATGAACCTGGCCCAGGGCGGCCACCTGACGCATGGCAACCCGTCAAATTTCTCGGGCCGCCACTACCGCATCGTCCCCTACGGGCTGGACCCTGCCACGGGCCTGATCGACTACGACGAGATGGAGCGCATCGCGCTGGAGCACCGTCCCCGCATGCTCATCGGGGGCTTCTCGGCCTATTCGCGCCACAAGGACTGGGCCCGCATGCGCGCCATCGCCGACAAGGTGGGCGCCGTGTTCTGGGTGGACATGGCCCACGTGGCCGGCCTGGTCGCCGCGGGCCAGTACCCCAGCCCCCTGCCCCACGCGCATGTGGTCACCAGCACCACGCACAAGACACTGCGCGGACCGCGCGGCGGCCTGATCCTCACCAAGGGCCAGGACGAGAGCTTCAACCGGCGCCTGAGCTCGGCCGTCTTCCCCGGCGTCCAGGGTGGTCCGCTGATGCATGTGATCGCCGCCAAGGCCGTCGCCTTCAAGGAGGCTCTGCTGCCCCAGTTCAGGATCTACCAGCAGCAGGTCCTGGCCAATGCCCGCGCCATGGCCGATGTGATCCAGCAGCGCGGCTATCGCATCGTCTCCGGCGGCACCGACAACCACCTGATGCTGATCGATCTGTCCGACAGGGCCTATACCGGCAAGGAGGCGGATGCGGCCCTTGCCGAGGCCCGCATCACCACGAACAAGAACAGTGTGCCCAACGACCCGCGCTCGCCGTTCGTGACCTCGGGCCTGCGCATAGGCACGCCAGCCGTCACCACACGGGGCTTTGGCGAGAACGAATGCCGGCAGCTCGCCGGCTGGCTGTGCGACGTGCTGGACGCGCTGGGCCGCAACGATCTGCCCGCAGTGAGCGCCCGGATCCGCGAACAGGTCACGGCGCTGTGCCGGCGCCACCCGGTCTACGGATGAAGCTGCGCCCCGGGCACCCGGGGCGTCAGGGTTGGGCGCAGGCCCCGTCCATTCCTGCCATCTCGGCCAGCTTCTGCATGCGCGAGCGGCCGTCCAGACAGGCCTGGCGCTGGGCTTCGACCGCTTTTTGCTGGGCCAGCTGGGCGGCCTTGGCGCGCTCGGCCTGCAGCTGGGCGATGCGTTCGCGGATCTGGGGCATCGCGGCCATGGCGGCCTTCTCGCCTTCGAGGATGGCGCTGGCGCGCTGGGTGAAATCGGCCGGGCCGATGTCCAGGACCTTGGGACGGATGGTGATGTCGGCACGGGCCAGCTCGGCCTGGCCCAGCTTCTGGCCCATGATGGCGATGGACTGGCCCAGTGCGCCCAGCATGTTCTCGGGCGTCTTGCCCCGCGCCTTGTTGGAGATGTCCACGGCAATGACCACGTCGGCGCCCAATTGGCGGGCCGCATCCACGGGCACGGGGCTGGTGATGCCTCCGTCGACGAAATGGTATTTGCCGATGGCCACCGGCTGGAACACGCCCGGGATGCTGCTGGAGGCGCGCACCGCCTGTCCTGTGTTGCCGCGGGCGAACACGGTGCGCTCGCCATCCTCCAGGCGCGTGGACACGGCCACGAAGGGCTTGGCCAGCTGCTCCAGCGGCTTGCGGCCCACCTGCTCGTTCACATAGTCCTCCAGCTTCTGGCCCACCAGCAGCCCGCCCGAGGACAGCTGCAGGTCACGGATCCGGGTTTCATCCAGGGCCACGGCCTTTTCCTGCAGCTCGAAGGCGTTCATGCCGCCCGCATACAGGGCCCCGACCACGCTGCCCGCGCTGGTGCCCGCCACCACGGCGGGCGTGAAGCCATTGGCCTCCAGCATCTTGATGACACCGATGTGGGCAAAGCCCTTGACGGCCCCACCCCCCAGGGCCAGGCCGATCCGGATCGGCGCGGCCGCGGTGACGGGCGTGGATTCAGGCGTGGCGGCCGAGGGGCTGGGCGGGTTGCTGCCGCAAGCGGCCAGACCGGCCAGGCTCAGGCACACCAGTGGACGCAAAAAGGCTTTCAGGCGCATGCCGGGAGATCCTGCTGTCGGATGACGAGATTCGGGGCGGGCAGTATAGCGGCAGGGGCTTGACCGGCCCGGCCTGTCAGGCTCTGGGACGCAGCAGCTCCCCCATCCCCTGCACGGCCTCGCGCAGAAAGCCCCAGACCGCCTCGATGCGCGGCACCCGGCGCGCGTCCGAGGGCATGCTCATCCAGAAGGTGCGCGTGAAGCAGGCCTGGCCCGGGAGCACGCGGCTGAGCACGGGGTCCCGGTCGGCGATGAAGGCCGGCAGCACGGCCAGGCCCGCGCCGGCGCGCACGGCCTCGTACTGGGCCGTGATGCTGGTGCTGCGAAAGGCAAAGCGCTCGGGCTGGAACAGCGTGGACAGCAACTGCAGCTCGCGCGTGAACAGCAGGTCGTCCACGTAGTGGATGAAGCTGTGGTGGCGCAGGTCCTCGGTGCGTGCGACCAGCGGACGGCGGGCCAGGTACTCGCGCTGGCCGTAGAGAAAGAGCCGGTAGTCGGCCAGCTTGGTGACAACGGCCGAGCCGCGCGTGGGCCGCTCCAGCGAGATCACGATGTCCGCCTCGCGCCGTGACAGGTGCAGCAGGCGTGGCAGCGCCAGCAGATCGATGCTCAGCAACGGGTGGCGCAGGGTCAGCGTGGCCAGTTGCGGGGCCAGCAACTGCGTCCCGAAGCCTTCCGTGGCCCCCACGCGCACCAGGCCCGCAG
It encodes:
- a CDS encoding YggS family pyridoxal phosphate-dependent enzyme, which codes for MLSTIAAHFPGAASDAGDTLTRHDQHGRYPQAETVEDFLHNLATVQERIAAACRRVGRDPRDVRLLPVSKTKPEASLRLAHAAGCRMLGENKVQEAYGKWESMQDLADLQWSVIGHLQTNKAKLVARFASEFQALDNLRVAEALDRRLQAEGRALDVFVQVNTSGEASKYGLPPDEVPDFVQALPGFTALRVRGLMTLALFSSEAERVRRCFVLLRDLRERLRQDAPVGIALDELSMGMSGDFEIAIEEGATVVRVGQAIFGARAQPDSFYWPAGGPDPALP
- a CDS encoding aspartate aminotransferase family protein, yielding MQKDMTSPDSSLMRAYARQPVSFVRGRGALLWDAQGTEYLDAIAGVAVTSLGHAHPEIAAVIAEQAGLLLHTSNVFRIDWQERLGERLCRLAGMQTAFFCNSGAEANEAALKLARLHGHARQVARPQILVMDNGFHGRTLATLSATGNPAKQRGFEPLMPGFVRVPYDDIEAVRHAAARHDDIVAVLIEPVQGEGGIRVAGADYLRQLRGLCDAHGWLLMLDEIQAGMGRTGAWFGHQHAGIVPDVMTLAKALGNGMPIGACLARGPAAGLISPGQHGSTFGGNPLACRVGCTVLDIMEREDIPARARRLGRRLLNGLHQALHGHPDVLAVRGQGLMAGIELNHNCQALVAQALAQQRLLITVTRESTIRLLPPLICDEAQIDEIVARVARLLAPTADTPSILQAADHLAAA
- the glyA gene encoding serine hydroxymethyltransferase, with translation MYDSTQTLADFDLRLAQAMQNEQRRQEDHVELIASENYASPLVMAVQDSVFTNKYAEGYPGKRYYSGCENVDVAERLAIERAMALFDCDYANVQPHAGAQANAAVFLALAQPGDTVMGMNLAQGGHLTHGNPSNFSGRHYRIVPYGLDPATGLIDYDEMERIALEHRPRMLIGGFSAYSRHKDWARMRAIADKVGAVFWVDMAHVAGLVAAGQYPSPLPHAHVVTSTTHKTLRGPRGGLILTKGQDESFNRRLSSAVFPGVQGGPLMHVIAAKAVAFKEALLPQFRIYQQQVLANARAMADVIQQRGYRIVSGGTDNHLMLIDLSDRAYTGKEADAALAEARITTNKNSVPNDPRSPFVTSGLRIGTPAVTTRGFGENECRQLAGWLCDVLDALGRNDLPAVSARIREQVTALCRRHPVYG
- a CDS encoding patatin-like phospholipase family protein: MRLKAFLRPLVCLSLAGLAACGSNPPSPSAATPESTPVTAAAPIRIGLALGGGAVKGFAHIGVIKMLEANGFTPAVVAGTSAGSVVGALYAGGMNAFELQEKAVALDETRIRDLQLSSGGLLVGQKLEDYVNEQVGRKPLEQLAKPFVAVSTRLEDGERTVFARGNTGQAVRASSSIPGVFQPVAIGKYHFVDGGITSPVPVDAARQLGADVVIAVDISNKARGKTPENMLGALGQSIAIMGQKLGQAELARADITIRPKVLDIGPADFTQRASAILEGEKAAMAAMPQIRERIAQLQAERAKAAQLAQQKAVEAQRQACLDGRSRMQKLAEMAGMDGACAQP
- a CDS encoding LysR family transcriptional regulator → MDWDHLRFFGELARSGSMAAAARRLGVEHTTVSRRIQALEKQLGAVLLEREGGQWRATEAGRQLLGVADAMQQAAARLEHMPLAAEAASQGPAGLVRVGATEGFGTQLLAPQLATLTLRHPLLSIDLLALPRLLHLSRREADIVISLERPTRGSAVVTKLADYRLFLYGQREYLARRPLVARTEDLRHHSFIHYVDDLLFTRELQLLSTLFQPERFAFRSTSITAQYEAVRAGAGLAVLPAFIADRDPVLSRVLPGQACFTRTFWMSMPSDARRVPRIEAVWGFLREAVQGMGELLRPRA